The following proteins are co-located in the Paenibacillus sp. JNUCC32 genome:
- a CDS encoding SDR family oxidoreductase has product MNKASGEEVQRVAVVTGGNRGIGKEIARQLAAKGLQVLITSRDEEKGRLAVQELLNEGLRVKLHVADVHEVRDVAGMMNRIQSDYGRLDVLVNNAGVILDRGVSVLDVEETVVRATLETNFFGALRMTQAAIPLMKQHHYGRIVNISSGLGAFEIMQGGYGLQGASAAYRISKTMLNALTCLVSQDVANTGIKVNAVCPGRVQTDMGGADAPLTVAEGADTAVWLATMEDDGPSGNFFRERQGIAW; this is encoded by the coding sequence GTGAACAAGGCTAGCGGGGAAGAGGTACAGCGAGTGGCCGTTGTGACGGGAGGCAACCGCGGGATTGGAAAAGAGATAGCAAGACAGCTCGCTGCCAAAGGGCTTCAGGTGCTGATTACATCCCGTGACGAAGAGAAGGGGAGGCTGGCAGTCCAAGAACTGCTTAACGAGGGGCTCCGTGTGAAACTGCATGTAGCGGATGTCCATGAGGTCCGCGATGTGGCAGGAATGATGAATCGAATACAGTCTGACTATGGGCGCCTTGACGTGCTGGTGAACAATGCGGGGGTGATTTTGGATCGAGGGGTTTCTGTGCTCGATGTAGAGGAGACGGTCGTGCGCGCAACGCTGGAGACGAATTTTTTCGGTGCTCTGCGAATGACGCAGGCTGCAATACCTTTGATGAAGCAGCATCACTACGGGCGTATCGTAAACATCTCGTCGGGTCTCGGAGCCTTCGAAATCATGCAGGGCGGTTACGGTTTACAAGGGGCATCCGCGGCATACCGCATCTCCAAAACGATGCTGAACGCGTTAACCTGTCTCGTCTCGCAGGATGTAGCCAATACCGGAATAAAGGTGAATGCGGTGTGCCCGGGCCGGGTTCAGACCGATATGGGAGGAGCAGACGCTCCGTTAACCGTTGCCGAAGGGGCCGATACGGCGGTATGGCTGGCGACGATGGAGGATGATGGACCCAGCGGGAATTTTTTTCGTGAACGGCAAGGAATCGCTTGGTAA
- a CDS encoding MerR family transcriptional regulator — protein MKKELLGVHISELSRKTGVSLRSLRYYEEKELLCPERLNNGYREYRETDIERVRLIQMYFSLGLTVKEIMSFFQCAFDEHIKIECLPNAIEVGRRKLDDIQLQMEMLKQAELHLEKSIAAWEAILHKGDGRREQG, from the coding sequence ATGAAAAAGGAGCTGCTTGGCGTGCATATTAGTGAATTGTCACGAAAAACGGGCGTAAGTCTGCGTTCCTTGCGTTATTACGAGGAGAAGGAGCTGCTGTGCCCGGAGCGTCTGAATAATGGCTATCGCGAATACAGGGAAACGGATATCGAGCGGGTCCGCTTGATCCAGATGTATTTTAGCCTGGGATTGACGGTGAAGGAAATTATGAGTTTTTTTCAATGCGCGTTCGATGAGCATATCAAAATCGAATGTCTTCCTAACGCCATTGAGGTGGGAAGGCGGAAGCTGGATGACATCCAGCTGCAGATGGAGATGCTGAAACAGGCGGAACTCCATTTGGAGAAGAGCATTGCGGCATGGGAGGCTATTTTGCATAAGGGGGACGGGCGTCGTGAACAAGGCTAG
- a CDS encoding CPBP family intramembrane glutamic endopeptidase, which translates to MRSRRKIVSLMAIIVFSCLAMSLVDAVIRPDYAVKSAIKIILFLTLPIGYAIFAGGVPFRRLFAFERRGLLTSLLLGLGVFAFILGAYFGLGPLFDFTKVTGALEDNMGVNAGNFVLVALYISIVNSLLEEFFFRGFAFFTLKEQVGRRFAYVFSAGAFAMYHVAMMSSWFSVGLFLLLIAGLVVAGLLFNWLNERNGNIYASWMVHMFANFAINAIGLMLFGMI; encoded by the coding sequence ATGAGATCAAGAAGGAAAATCGTTTCTCTTATGGCCATCATCGTATTTAGCTGTCTAGCCATGAGTTTGGTCGACGCGGTGATCCGTCCGGATTACGCCGTCAAATCCGCCATCAAAATCATCCTCTTTCTGACATTGCCGATTGGCTACGCCATCTTCGCGGGCGGGGTTCCGTTTCGCAGGCTGTTCGCGTTCGAGAGAAGGGGGCTCCTAACCTCCCTGCTGCTGGGACTCGGCGTATTCGCCTTCATACTCGGCGCCTATTTTGGGCTGGGGCCTTTATTCGACTTTACCAAGGTGACAGGGGCACTGGAGGATAATATGGGTGTCAATGCAGGCAATTTCGTATTGGTCGCCCTTTACATATCCATCGTGAATTCATTGCTGGAAGAGTTCTTTTTCCGCGGATTTGCTTTTTTCACGCTGAAGGAGCAGGTCGGGCGCAGGTTTGCATATGTATTCAGTGCCGGGGCTTTTGCCATGTATCATGTTGCGATGATGTCCAGCTGGTTCTCGGTAGGACTGTTCCTCTTGTTAATCGCGGGACTGGTTGTGGCGGGACTGCTGTTTAACTGGCTGAATGAGCGAAACGGCAATATTTACGCGTCCTGGATGGTGCATATGTTTGCCAATTTTGCGATCAATGCGATCGGTTTGATGCTATTCGGGATGATTTGA
- a CDS encoding thioredoxin family protein, whose protein sequence is MSLPRLDAGSFQSSINQNGVTLVEFGAAWCPPCKVLLPILEELSREEAGRLDIYQVDCDESPELAAQFGIMSMPTVIVFHNGEPADKLIGLRPKSVYQAALGRYVS, encoded by the coding sequence ATGAGTTTACCACGATTAGACGCAGGGAGCTTTCAAAGCTCGATCAACCAGAACGGGGTCACGCTTGTTGAATTCGGAGCGGCATGGTGTCCGCCCTGCAAAGTGCTGCTTCCCATTCTGGAAGAGTTGAGCCGGGAGGAGGCGGGTCGCCTGGACATCTATCAGGTGGATTGTGACGAATCCCCCGAGCTTGCCGCCCAATTCGGCATCATGTCCATGCCGACGGTGATTGTGTTTCATAACGGAGAACCGGCAGATAAACTGATAGGGCTCCGGCCGAAGAGTGTATACCAAGCGGCGCTGGGCCGTTATGTATCATAA